From a region of the Salvelinus alpinus chromosome 2, SLU_Salpinus.1, whole genome shotgun sequence genome:
- the LOC139552471 gene encoding zinc finger protein 180-like produces the protein SGHHLLPQINSGFLLWDFNRVSDLVVHTGERCDHRGSSGEPQQPHDADEAEKSLSRSELLKKHQQRPTGKKSHCCSDCGKIFNSSLKLKIHQRLHTRDKPYGCAQCGKSFAKSSHLTEHQRTHTGEKRYSCDQCGKSFSSSSYRIRHQRTHTGEKPYCCDQCGKSFTTSGSLTLHQRTQTGEKPYSCDQCGKSFTTSGSLTLHQRTHTGEKLYSCDQCGKSFTRSDHLTLHQRIHTGEKSYSCDQCGKSFTRSDHLTLHQRIHTGEIFYSCDQCGKSFTRSDHLTIHQRIHTGEKPYTCGQCGKSFTTSGYLTIHQRTHTGEKPHSCDQCDKRYSDKRCLIKHQKIHT, from the coding sequence tctgggcatcaccttttacctcaaattAACAGTGGATTTTTGCTGTGGGACTTTAACCGTGTGTCTGaccttgttgttcacacaggagagagatgtgACCATCGTGGATcgtctggggagcctcaacaacctcatgatgctgacgaggcagagaagagtctctccagatcagaactcctcaagaaacaccagcagagacccacaggaaagaaatctcattgctgctctgactgtggtaAAATATTCAATTCTTCATTAAAACTTAAAATACATCAAAGATTACACACAAGAGACAAACcatatggctgtgctcaatgtgggaagagttttgcaaaatctagccatctgactgaacaccagagaacacacacaggagagaaacggtatagctgtgatcaatgtgggaagagtttttcttcatCTAGCTATCGTATtagacaccagagaacacacacaggagagaaaccttattgctgtgatcaatgtgggaagagttttactacatccggctctctgactctacaccagagaacacaaacaggagagaaaccgtatagctgtgatcaatgtgggaagagttttactacatccggctctctgactctacaccagagaacacacacaggagagaaattgtatagctgtgatcaatgtgggaagagttttactagatctgACCAtttgactttacaccagagaatacacacaggagagaaatcttatagctgtgatcaatgtgggaagagttttactagatctgaccatctgactttacaccagagaatacacacaggagagatattttatagctgtgatcaatgtgggaagagtttcactAGATCTGAccatctgactatacaccagcggatacacacaggagagaaaccttatacctgtggtcaatgtgggaagagttttactacatctggctatctgactatacaccagagaacacacacaggagagaaacctcatagctgtgatcaatgtgataagagatactctgataaaaggtgtctgatcaaacatcagaaaatacatacatga